From Bacteroidales bacterium, one genomic window encodes:
- a CDS encoding sensor histidine kinase — translation MRLRIKYGKRLSGLFSVLLALFLFFSFTAAAQSTATDANSKDEPAYGNDHVANSNLPVLIISSYNPETSSVTNTLLTCKQIIDSLKIKNPLVIENMNCKNFGEVFEYQKRFDRILNKYTGADGNLAVSAVVLLGQEAWATYLSQTSDKIKRVPIVCSMISSNSIPLPAAGTNLATWAPDPIYLTDLKKRDNVLSGVIYNYDIERNIELIKLLYPNATNFALVTDNTFGGVAMQAHVKKVFESHGDLHLILLDGRNKDVLEMENAISSLTPSNSVMMLGTWRVDKNESYYLPTAVYTLVAANKKIPVFSLSSIGMGQWALGGCFPKYRNQGRDIAENLIKVLNGSYSEPGIYFDHIPNTVQYDAQAFAKYNLDKRIVGSGAKFINEVNYLPERYRKWVDLIAVALAVFLIAFIFILTLLYKTEKLNTSLQVSHRDNKLILDNIGEGLIFIDIDHNIIWENCSTIKGMEDFAEWRIGTKCYDLKKRNIKCDTNCPILTHSFDGSHTSREIIHKEARTYQMYYNSIYNPDSKEYLGTVIRVEDVTEREAQTAELRLAKSAAESADKMKSQFIANVSHEIRTPLNAINGFAELLMDEDITPDDKKMYKSIIQSNTKQLLNLVNDILSLSKIEAGTLDFVSEDVDLNELVSAFYGEFSLDAKAKTGRFVDKNIELQLDIPKETCKMISDPARLRELFTNLMVNAVKFTNQGHIKIGFTEREKDVRCFVEDTGRGIPDDQKQKIFDRFVKLDNYVEGTGLGLSICMQIVKHYNGQMGVDSEVGKGSTFWFILPKQ, via the coding sequence ATGAGATTAAGAATAAAATACGGCAAGAGGCTATCGGGATTATTTTCCGTGCTTCTTGCTCTATTTTTATTCTTCTCTTTTACAGCGGCTGCGCAGAGCACAGCTACGGATGCAAACTCCAAAGATGAACCAGCTTATGGTAATGACCACGTAGCAAATAGCAATCTGCCTGTTTTAATTATTTCTTCTTATAATCCGGAGACAAGCTCCGTTACAAACACGCTTTTAACTTGTAAGCAAATCATTGATTCTCTCAAGATTAAGAACCCTCTTGTTATAGAGAACATGAACTGCAAAAACTTTGGTGAGGTGTTTGAATATCAGAAGAGATTTGACAGAATTCTAAATAAGTATACAGGTGCGGATGGTAATTTAGCCGTGTCTGCTGTTGTGCTTCTTGGACAGGAGGCGTGGGCAACATATTTGTCTCAAACTAGTGACAAGATAAAGAGAGTGCCTATTGTCTGCTCCATGATTAGCTCAAACAGTATTCCTCTTCCGGCAGCCGGAACAAACCTTGCCACATGGGCGCCAGACCCTATCTATCTTACTGACTTAAAGAAAAGGGATAATGTCCTGTCGGGAGTCATATATAACTATGATATTGAGCGTAATATAGAGCTGATAAAACTGCTTTATCCTAATGCCACAAATTTTGCGCTGGTAACCGATAATACTTTTGGAGGAGTTGCAATGCAGGCGCACGTGAAGAAAGTTTTTGAGTCTCACGGTGATTTGCACCTGATTTTGCTGGACGGCAGAAATAAGGACGTGCTGGAGATGGAGAATGCAATTTCCTCATTAACACCAAGTAACAGCGTCATGATGCTTGGAACGTGGCGCGTGGACAAGAACGAATCTTATTATCTGCCGACGGCTGTTTATACGCTGGTTGCCGCAAATAAAAAAATTCCTGTTTTCTCATTGTCTTCTATTGGCATGGGACAGTGGGCTTTAGGAGGATGTTTCCCAAAGTACAGGAATCAGGGGAGAGACATTGCAGAAAATTTGATTAAGGTTTTGAACGGAAGTTATTCAGAACCGGGAATTTATTTTGACCATATTCCAAATACGGTACAGTATGATGCTCAGGCTTTTGCAAAATATAATCTGGATAAGAGAATAGTTGGCAGCGGAGCAAAATTCATAAATGAGGTAAACTATTTGCCGGAGCGTTATCGCAAATGGGTTGATTTAATTGCAGTTGCGCTTGCTGTCTTTCTTATTGCATTTATTTTCATCCTTACTTTGCTTTATAAAACAGAGAAGCTTAATACCTCCCTGCAAGTTTCTCACAGAGATAACAAGCTGATTTTGGATAACATAGGTGAGGGTCTGATTTTTATTGATATAGATCATAATATAATTTGGGAGAATTGCAGCACAATAAAGGGAATGGAGGATTTTGCGGAATGGCGGATAGGAACCAAATGTTATGATTTGAAAAAGAGGAATATTAAGTGTGATACCAATTGTCCAATTTTAACTCACTCTTTTGACGGTTCGCACACTTCCAGGGAGATAATACACAAAGAGGCCCGCACTTATCAGATGTATTACAACTCTATTTATAATCCCGACAGCAAAGAATATCTTGGTACTGTTATTAGAGTAGAGGATGTAACTGAAAGAGAGGCGCAAACGGCAGAACTTAGGCTTGCAAAGTCTGCTGCCGAGTCCGCTGATAAGATGAAGAGCCAGTTTATTGCAAATGTCAGCCATGAAATCAGAACTCCTTTGAATGCCATCAACGGCTTTGCGGAATTGCTGATGGATGAGGATATTACGCCTGATGACAAGAAGATGTACAAAAGCATTATTCAATCCAATACAAAGCAGCTTCTTAATCTAGTAAATGATATTTTAAGTCTTTCCAAGATAGAGGCCGGCACGCTGGATTTTGTTAGCGAGGATGTGGATTTGAATGAGCTTGTTTCTGCTTTCTACGGAGAATTTTCTTTGGATGCTAAAGCTAAGACGGGAAGGTTTGTAGATAAAAATATTGAGCTGCAGCTGGATATTCCAAAGGAGACCTGCAAGATGATTTCTGATCCTGCACGGTTGAGGGAACTATTTACAAATCTGATGGTTAATGCTGTTAAATTTACTAACCAGGGACATATTAAAATTGGCTTTACGGAGAGAGAAAAAGACGTCCGCTGTTTTGTTGAGGATACCGGAAGGGGAATTCCTGATGACCAGAAGCAAAAGATATTTGACAGATTTGTAAAGCTGGATAACTATGTGGAAGGTACAGGCTTAGGACTTTCCATCTGCATGCAGATTGTAAAACACTACAACGGCCAGATGGGTGTGGATTCGGAGGTTGGCAAGGGCTCTACGTTCTGGTTCATTTTGCCTAAACAATAA